The following DNA comes from Anopheles arabiensis isolate DONGOLA chromosome 3, AaraD3, whole genome shotgun sequence.
acaactATAATTGATTTAACTAACAGTCAGTAGTAgtaggttggtggtggttgttttgcgtttgtttgtttcagcTTCTCTTTACAGCTCACAGCGTGGTGGTACGCAGCAGCGAGGCGAAGAGGCTGTTGTAGCCGGCGGGTTGACATCCGGTGCCGgtgctgccaccaccaccaccaccaccaccacccccatcACCACTGCCTTCTccctctcctcctccttcaTTACCGGAAGTAGTAGCAACAGTCTCGGTTCGGGatggcgtcgtcgtcgtcgtaggcCCAGTGTCTTCCTCTTTcatcttttcctttcgctgGCGCGGTAGCGACTGCTGATGGTGGCTGCTGATCctttccttctccttgcgTCGCAACGACGAACGCCCATCGACCACGACCAGCGACCAGCGTTTGCTGCCACCGCCGGTGGCACCTGCCGCCGAGGGTGTTTTCGACCGCATCCGGACACTGCCGCCCGGGACGAACGGGTCCACCGGTTCCACGCTGCCGTCCCCGCCGTTACCCCCCTCTTTCcgtgcatgatgatgatgattgctgCGCTTCTGttccgattctgattccgctTCCGTtagaccaccaccaccaccgctagCTGtcccatcgtcgtcgtcgccaccGTCGTCGCCATCGTCCTGGGTCGTATCGCTCCCGACCGAGTGATACTCTTCCGATTTTGTATCGAGTCACAGACGTAGATCGTACGCGATCTTCGACGCAATGTTCTTGAAGCCGATGCTGGTGCCTATGTGGGAAGTGTTAAAATTAGTAACGATCAATCAGCTCCTTATTCATTTGCCCGACTTACCCGATATTCTCTTAAACCGGACACCATTCAGCGATAGCCGGGGCAGCTTGCAGACCTCAATTTCCCACTGCACTAGCGAGTCGGTGTTCGGGTCGCCGTGTACGCACAGCAGCACGAATCTTTACAGGAGAA
Coding sequences within:
- the LOC120901239 gene encoding short stature homeobox protein 2-like; the protein is MRSKTPSAAGATGGGSKRWSLVVVDGRSSLRRKEKERISSHHQQSLPRQRKEKMKEEDTGPTTTTTPSRTETVATTSGNEGGGEGEGSGDGGGGGGGGGGSTGTGCQPAGYNSLFASLLRTTTL